The window CATAACCCTCAGCTTCCAAAAGTGTGGGGGACAATGTTCGGGGTTCTTCACCCCTGATGATGCCATAGGAAAGCAATCCGTTTTCCTTTGCAGCGAATGCTGCAGCAACAATATGATTGGAATAGGCCCCACCGAAAGTGACCAGTCCTTTTTTACCTGACTGCAGGGCTTCTTCCAGGTAATAACGCAGTTTGAACCATTTGTTACCGGATACCACGGGATGGAACCTGTCGAGTCTGAGGATATTTATCCTGGTATCCCCTTTTAATGGAATAGTGATCGGTTCTATTGCAGGGGTAAATGATGATTGTTCAGGCTTCATGAATTGGCAATCCTTTGCGTTACGGCAATTTTAAGGTATGTACTATATTCGTGCTCAAATTCAAAATTAGAGCAATGCAAGCTACCCTTGTTATCCTGGCTGCCGGTATGGCTTCCCGTTATGGAAGCCTGAAGCAGATCCAGTCATTCGGACCCAGTGGTGAAACGATATTGGAATACTCCATTTTTGATGCGATAAGGAGTGGATTTAAGAAAGTGGTATTCATTATCAGGAAGGATTTTGAAAATGATTTCAGGGAGATCTTTGGCAAAAAACTGGAAGGACGGATTGCGGTTGATTATGTCTTCCAGGATTTGAATGCTTTTGTGGATGGCCACCCTGTTCCGGCAGACCGTACCAAGCCTTGGGGTACAGCCCACGCCGTGTTGTGTGCCCGTGATGCCGTAAAAGATCCCTTTGCAGTGATCAATGCCGATGATTTCTATGGCAGGGATGCCTTTGAAAAGGCTTACCAGTTCCTTTCCGGTGATTGCAATGAACAGAAGTATGCCATTATTGGGTACGACCTGATGAAGACACTTTCAGAGAATGGAACAGTGAATCGCGGGGTTTGTGAAGTAGATGAGAAAGGCAACCTGAGTTCGATCGCCGAGCGGATCAACATCTCCCAGCAGGACGGAAAAATAGTTTGTGACGATAATCGTGAGCCAAGGGAATTGCCGGTGCATTCCAGCGTATCCATGAATTTCTGGTGTTTCCATCCCTCCATTTTTGTCATCAGTGAGAAAATGTTCCACAAGTTCCTTCAGGATAATTCGGCCAATCCCAAAGCTGAATTCTTTATTCCGATCGTTGCTGACGAATTTATTAAGAAGGGTATGGGAACCATTCCGGTGATCCCGACATCTGCCCAATGGTTTGGGGTAACTTATAAAGAAGATGCTCCGGGGGTCCAGAAAAGCCTGGATGAGTTGGTTGCTTCGGGCGAATACCCGAATAACCTATGGGCGTCCTGACCCGGTTTTAAAATATAGGACATAAAAAAGCCATCCTGAAGGACGGCTTTTTTATTATCGTTAAATAGTGCTTAATAGCTCATTACATTGAAGATACAGTCTTCGATCTTCTTAACCTGTTGAACCCTTTCCATACCCCTGAGGGAGGACTGGAGGGGAAGCCTGATCTCTTCTGACCTCAGGGAATCCAGCGCCCTGAAGATATTCTTGCTCTGGCTGCTGAACACCACCCCTTCGGCGGTAACCTGCTTACCGCTAAGTACCCCGATCACCTCACCTGATTTATTGAAGATGGGACCTCCTGAGTTACCCGGGTTGGCAGAAATAGCGATCTGGTAGGCTACGGTATCGCCCTTGTAGCCGGTTTTTGCACTCAGGTAACCTTCGTTGTACACGATCTCAGTCCGGGGAAAGCCAAGGGTAAAGATCGGCTCCCCGAGGTCTGACTTACCCTTGCGGATGCCGTAAGGAAGTTTACCCAGAGGCTGGAATCTTTCATCATCAATTTTTAATACGGCAATATCAGTATTATCATTGGCTATCAATATTTTAGCCTTAAAATAATCACCTTTAGAATTGACAATATATACGGAATCTGCCTTGG is drawn from Flavihumibacter rivuli and contains these coding sequences:
- a CDS encoding nucleotidyltransferase family protein — translated: MQATLVILAAGMASRYGSLKQIQSFGPSGETILEYSIFDAIRSGFKKVVFIIRKDFENDFREIFGKKLEGRIAVDYVFQDLNAFVDGHPVPADRTKPWGTAHAVLCARDAVKDPFAVINADDFYGRDAFEKAYQFLSGDCNEQKYAIIGYDLMKTLSENGTVNRGVCEVDEKGNLSSIAERINISQQDGKIVCDDNREPRELPVHSSVSMNFWCFHPSIFVISEKMFHKFLQDNSANPKAEFFIPIVADEFIKKGMGTIPVIPTSAQWFGVTYKEDAPGVQKSLDELVASGEYPNNLWAS